A genome region from Terriglobales bacterium includes the following:
- the dnaA gene encoding chromosomal replication initiator protein DnaA — MSLSTVTAATANPWVRILDSLEKKVNRHSYDTWLKPTRYSHARGNILVVRVPTAEFRQIGDRYGDLIHEAIEKLELKFEDVEFVTVEEEPSATTVRHDGGFAPSPAAPGARPAQARFDWDSAAQLNPKYTFDAFVIGAANQFAHAASRAVAERPSKAYNPLFLYGGVGMGKTHLMQAIGHEVKKRQPQSAICYLTSEKFTNEVIHSLRYDKMASFRDRFRNVDVLLVDDIQFLRQKERTQEEFFHTFNALHDSLKQIVIASDRPPKELAEIEDRLRSRFEWGLIADIQPPDLETKVAILQKKAELERVPLPTDVALFIASNIRSNVRELEGALIRLMAYTSLTGAPLTLQTAQQVLKSIIDAQTRRVTIDSIQKAVAEQFGLRVADIKAKNNSRPIVYPRQVAMYLAKHLTQASLPEIGRQFGGKHHTTVMHSVEKIEQVRKADKDLNRMLNKLTEILS, encoded by the coding sequence ACCGCCGCCACCGCCAATCCCTGGGTCCGCATCCTGGACAGCCTGGAGAAAAAGGTCAACCGCCACTCCTACGACACTTGGCTCAAGCCCACGCGCTACAGCCACGCCCGCGGCAACATCCTGGTGGTGCGCGTGCCCACCGCCGAGTTCCGCCAGATCGGCGACCGCTACGGCGACCTGATCCACGAAGCCATCGAGAAGCTGGAGCTGAAGTTCGAGGACGTGGAGTTCGTCACCGTGGAGGAGGAACCCTCGGCCACCACCGTGCGCCACGACGGCGGCTTCGCGCCCTCCCCGGCGGCCCCCGGCGCGCGGCCGGCGCAGGCGCGCTTCGACTGGGACAGCGCCGCCCAACTCAATCCCAAGTACACCTTCGACGCCTTCGTCATCGGCGCCGCCAACCAGTTCGCGCACGCCGCCTCCCGCGCCGTCGCCGAGCGCCCCTCCAAGGCCTACAACCCGCTCTTCCTCTACGGCGGCGTGGGCATGGGCAAGACCCACCTCATGCAGGCCATCGGGCATGAGGTCAAGAAGCGCCAGCCCCAGTCGGCCATCTGCTACCTCACCAGCGAGAAGTTCACCAACGAGGTGATCCACTCCCTGCGCTACGACAAGATGGCCAGCTTCCGCGACCGCTTCCGCAACGTGGACGTGCTGCTGGTGGACGACATCCAGTTCCTGCGCCAGAAGGAGCGCACCCAGGAGGAGTTCTTCCACACCTTCAACGCGCTGCACGATTCGCTCAAGCAGATCGTCATCGCCAGCGACCGCCCGCCCAAGGAGCTGGCGGAGATCGAAGACCGTCTGCGCTCGCGCTTCGAGTGGGGCCTGATCGCCGACATCCAGCCACCGGACCTGGAGACTAAGGTCGCCATCCTGCAAAAGAAGGCGGAGCTGGAGCGCGTCCCGCTGCCCACGGACGTGGCGCTGTTCATCGCCTCCAACATCCGGTCGAACGTCCGCGAACTCGAGGGAGCGCTCATCCGCCTGATGGCCTACACCTCGCTGACCGGCGCGCCGCTCACCCTGCAGACGGCGCAGCAGGTGCTGAAGAGCATCATCGACGCTCAGACCCGCCGCGTGACCATTGACTCCATCCAGAAGGCGGTGGCTGAGCAGTTCGGCCTGCGCGTAGCCGACATCAAGGCCAAGAACAATTCTCGGCCGATTGTCTACCCGCGGCAGGTCGCCATGTACCTGGCCAAGCACCTCACCCAGGCCTCGCTGCCGGAGATCGGGCGCCAGTTTGGCG